One Deinococcus roseus DNA window includes the following coding sequences:
- a CDS encoding HD domain-containing protein, giving the protein MGRMLGKLKRLARSITPHQANPEDNWASTLLTREEFSVYIQMDPRDREHGTRVARTLQADHPAADPELLAAAVLHDCGKSVRPYSVLERVLVGLVPYRFSEHIPAEGVKVRFAHPELGAEMLLQAGARTAVIELVRLHHHPESNPRAALLYQYDHLE; this is encoded by the coding sequence ATGGGACGGATGCTCGGGAAACTCAAACGCCTTGCCAGATCCATCACGCCCCATCAGGCCAATCCCGAAGACAATTGGGCCAGCACCCTGCTCACCAGAGAAGAATTCTCAGTGTACATCCAGATGGATCCCAGAGACCGGGAGCATGGGACACGGGTGGCCCGCACTTTGCAGGCAGACCATCCTGCAGCAGATCCAGAGTTGCTGGCAGCAGCAGTGCTCCACGATTGTGGCAAGAGTGTCAGACCCTACAGCGTGCTGGAAAGGGTGCTGGTGGGTCTGGTGCCTTACCGTTTTTCCGAACACATCCCCGCAGAAGGGGTCAAAGTGAGGTTTGCTCACCCTGAGCTGGGGGCTGAAATGCTCTTGCAGGCTGGAGCCAGAACCGCTGTGATTGAACTGGTGCGTCTGCACCATCATCCCGAATCCAATCCCAGGGCTGCGTTGCTGTACCAGTATGACCATCTGGAGTGA
- a CDS encoding DUF1501 domain-containing protein: MHRRDFLKMTSMALAITSGMPQFLARAAAQARGEKTLVVIQLSGGNDGLNTLIPYGNDAYYAARPNIAIPRKDVLPVTDVLGMNPNLKAFLPILEDNEFAWIESVGYPNPNRSHFASMAIWHTADPTGANREGWIGRIAETIGDPFCATYVGDIAPLALRSDTLTLPVVDDPDTYQVNLPAGLENPYQSMLNLKRTGEAAFIQQSTLNLLKHTQETQQNLKKYRPGAQYPATKFAEQLKDLAKLIASGQAGRILYTSLGGFDTHAAQRAEQDDLLKTLSEGLAAFRADLMSQGLYDQVMVLAFSEFGRRVHENDSAGTDHGKGGVMFTFGKGVKGGIHGSSPDLENLDDGDVRYQVDFRGVYARTLKNWLGLDPRVVLGKDFDGPAFI, encoded by the coding sequence ATGCACAGACGAGACTTTCTGAAAATGACCAGCATGGCGCTTGCCATCACCTCGGGGATGCCACAGTTTCTGGCCCGTGCTGCTGCCCAGGCCAGGGGCGAGAAAACCCTGGTGGTGATCCAGCTTTCTGGGGGCAATGATGGCCTGAACACCCTCATTCCGTATGGCAACGACGCTTACTACGCTGCAAGGCCAAACATTGCCATCCCCAGAAAAGACGTGCTGCCCGTGACCGATGTGCTGGGCATGAACCCCAACCTGAAGGCCTTCCTGCCCATCCTGGAAGACAACGAATTCGCCTGGATTGAGAGTGTAGGGTACCCCAACCCCAACCGCAGCCACTTTGCCAGCATGGCGATCTGGCACACTGCAGACCCCACCGGAGCCAACCGGGAAGGCTGGATTGGCCGCATTGCAGAAACCATCGGGGATCCTTTTTGCGCCACCTATGTGGGGGACATTGCTCCATTGGCCCTGCGCAGCGACACCCTCACCCTGCCCGTGGTGGACGATCCAGACACCTATCAGGTCAATCTGCCTGCGGGCCTGGAAAACCCTTACCAGAGCATGTTGAACCTCAAACGCACAGGAGAAGCGGCTTTCATTCAGCAAAGCACCTTGAACCTGCTGAAACACACCCAGGAAACCCAGCAGAACCTCAAAAAGTACCGTCCTGGAGCCCAATACCCTGCAACCAAATTTGCAGAGCAACTGAAAGACCTGGCCAAACTGATTGCCTCAGGGCAGGCAGGGAGGATTCTGTACACTTCCCTGGGTGGGTTTGACACCCATGCTGCACAACGTGCTGAACAGGATGATTTGCTGAAAACCCTGTCAGAAGGGCTGGCTGCTTTCCGGGCGGATCTGATGTCCCAGGGCCTTTACGATCAGGTGATGGTGCTGGCCTTCAGTGAATTCGGACGGCGGGTGCATGAAAACGACTCTGCCGGGACCGACCACGGCAAGGGCGGGGTGATGTTCACCTTTGGCAAAGGAGTCAAAGGCGGCATTCACGGCAGCAGCCCGGATCTGGAAAACCTGGATGATGGGGATGTGCGTTATCAGGTGGATTTCCGGGGCGTGTATGCCCGGACCCTCAAAAACTGGCTGGGCCTGGATCCCAGAGTCGTGCTGGGGAAAGATTTTGATGGCCCGGCCTTCATCTGA
- a CDS encoding alpha/beta hydrolase, giving the protein MFTPETVTIQIQLDLAKQHEEVYLLSALSQWKPESKFAFQWTPQGYVLALELLQGNLLECRISRGEHEEVGHEGLKRNPRILAADRNQQVSFEVLGFRENLLPEVTRTGHIEEHLLYSPELQEEVKLLVYLPPQYFSQPEAVFPVVYMHDGHNVFDRSTSSYGFDWQADETAEEFAAAGHPVVLVGIWTLEDKRMAYYVPFPSRLHGHQAQGLDYLSFIADTLKPWIDRHFRVSQDLHHTAICGSSLGGIISLYAALNHPEVFGVAGIMSPALWVGEYRSFDDVKPVLAGVRCFVDMGDREGTTLEEAAHLVRQAKQIALLISQQGSEVELLIGKDHLHHESAWAERFPQFLKFFLRL; this is encoded by the coding sequence ATGTTTACACCAGAAACCGTCACCATCCAGATTCAGCTGGATCTGGCAAAACAGCATGAAGAGGTTTACCTGCTCAGTGCCCTCAGCCAGTGGAAGCCTGAGTCCAAATTTGCCTTTCAATGGACCCCTCAGGGTTATGTGCTTGCGCTGGAGTTGTTGCAGGGCAACCTGCTGGAGTGTCGCATCAGCAGGGGAGAACATGAAGAAGTCGGACATGAGGGCCTGAAACGCAATCCCCGGATTCTTGCAGCAGATCGGAACCAGCAGGTCTCTTTTGAGGTGCTGGGTTTCAGGGAAAATTTGCTCCCAGAAGTCACCCGAACAGGTCACATCGAGGAACACCTGCTTTACAGTCCTGAACTCCAGGAAGAGGTGAAACTGCTGGTTTACCTGCCCCCGCAGTACTTCAGCCAGCCAGAGGCTGTGTTCCCGGTGGTTTACATGCACGATGGACACAACGTTTTTGACCGGTCCACCAGCAGTTACGGTTTTGACTGGCAAGCCGATGAAACCGCCGAGGAGTTTGCTGCTGCCGGACATCCTGTGGTTCTGGTGGGCATCTGGACCCTTGAGGACAAAAGGATGGCCTATTACGTCCCTTTCCCTTCACGCTTGCACGGGCATCAGGCCCAGGGACTGGATTACCTGAGCTTCATTGCAGACACCCTCAAACCCTGGATTGATCGGCATTTTCGGGTCAGTCAGGACCTCCATCACACTGCCATTTGCGGCTCCAGTCTGGGAGGCATCATCAGCCTGTATGCAGCCCTGAACCACCCGGAGGTCTTTGGCGTGGCAGGCATCATGAGCCCGGCTTTGTGGGTGGGAGAATACCGCTCTTTCGATGATGTCAAACCTGTTCTGGCGGGGGTTCGCTGTTTTGTGGACATGGGAGACCGGGAAGGCACCACCCTGGAAGAAGCAGCCCATCTGGTGCGGCAGGCCAAACAAATCGCCCTGCTGATCTCCCAGCAGGGCAGTGAAGTTGAACTTCTGATTGGAAAGGATCACCTGCACCATGAATCTGCCTGGGCAGAGCGCTTTCCGCAGTTTCTGAAGTTTTTTCTGAGACTCTAG
- a CDS encoding YfiT family bacillithiol transferase — translation MDRKYPIGQFIHSGTLDLTEVQGWIDTIAAAPAHYRALTEGLSEEALDLPYREGGWTIRQVTHHVPDSHSQAYTRFKLALTENNPTIKPYDEQGWAQLADYKLPVAVSLNLLEAIHARWVHLLRSLTGEQLNRTFNHPESGVQPLWKVIGMYAWHGQHHLAHIELALEKTQA, via the coding sequence ATGGACAGAAAATACCCCATTGGCCAATTCATCCACAGCGGAACCCTTGACCTGACCGAAGTTCAGGGCTGGATTGACACCATTGCTGCTGCACCTGCGCATTACCGGGCTCTGACCGAGGGCCTTTCTGAAGAGGCTCTGGATTTGCCGTACAGAGAAGGGGGCTGGACCATCCGGCAGGTAACGCACCACGTGCCAGACAGCCACTCTCAGGCGTACACCCGTTTCAAACTGGCCCTCACCGAAAACAACCCCACCATCAAACCCTACGATGAGCAGGGCTGGGCTCAGCTTGCTGATTACAAACTGCCCGTGGCGGTTTCCCTGAACCTGCTGGAAGCCATTCATGCGCGCTGGGTTCACCTGCTGAGAAGCCTGACCGGGGAACAGTTAAACCGCACCTTCAACCACCCAGAATCCGGGGTACAGCCCCTCTGGAAGGTCATTGGCATGTATGCCTGGCACGGCCAGCACCACCTTGCCCACATTGAACTGGCCCTGGAAAAGACCCAGGCCTGA
- a CDS encoding TCR/Tet family MFS transporter, with the protein MKRQAGLAFILVTLLLDVLGFGLIIPIFPELIKEVSGQNTSDAALLLGYMVAVFSLVQFVCSPILGGLSDQYGRRPILLISLLGLALDYLLLAFAPTIGWIWVGRIIAGMTAANITAASAYIADVSAPEDRAKNFGMMGAVFSVGFIIGPAIGGFLGEHGTRLPFFFAAGLAFLNWLYGFFVLPESHKKENRKPFNIRNANPVAALGLLRKYRVVFNLTGMFLLTNLANQLLQNVWVLYTAERYGWGPQANGFSLTAVGVMGAIVQGALVGILIPKLGEKRAILLGLGLGVVQFVAFGLATEGWMVYAIIIAGAIGGIAGPAIQGLVSRQVSETEQGSVQGALSGLWSLVSIVGPILATSIFAHFTRKGDGALYIPGMPFFVGALMMMLGTFIAVWAFRAKRYDDPMKLKPAED; encoded by the coding sequence ATGAAAAGACAGGCTGGACTGGCTTTTATTCTGGTGACATTGTTGCTTGACGTGCTCGGATTTGGATTGATCATCCCGATCTTTCCGGAATTGATCAAGGAGGTTTCAGGTCAAAACACAAGCGATGCAGCCCTGCTGCTGGGTTACATGGTGGCGGTTTTCTCACTGGTGCAGTTCGTCTGCTCACCCATCCTGGGAGGGCTCTCTGACCAGTATGGCCGCAGACCCATTCTGCTGATTTCCCTGCTGGGATTGGCTCTCGATTACCTCCTGCTGGCTTTTGCACCCACCATTGGCTGGATCTGGGTTGGACGCATCATTGCAGGGATGACTGCTGCCAACATCACCGCAGCAAGTGCTTACATTGCAGACGTTTCTGCCCCAGAGGACCGGGCCAAAAACTTCGGGATGATGGGCGCTGTTTTCAGTGTGGGCTTCATCATTGGACCGGCCATTGGTGGCTTCCTGGGGGAACACGGCACCCGCCTGCCCTTCTTCTTTGCAGCAGGTCTGGCTTTCCTGAACTGGCTGTATGGCTTCTTTGTGCTGCCTGAATCCCACAAGAAAGAAAATCGCAAACCCTTCAACATCAGAAATGCAAATCCAGTGGCTGCTCTGGGCCTGCTGCGCAAGTACCGCGTGGTGTTCAACCTGACCGGCATGTTCCTGCTGACCAACCTTGCCAACCAGTTGCTGCAAAACGTCTGGGTGCTGTACACCGCAGAACGTTACGGCTGGGGCCCCCAGGCCAACGGCTTCTCCCTGACTGCAGTGGGTGTGATGGGAGCCATTGTGCAAGGTGCACTGGTGGGCATCCTGATCCCCAAACTGGGCGAGAAAAGAGCCATCCTGCTGGGTCTGGGTTTGGGTGTGGTGCAATTCGTGGCTTTTGGTCTGGCCACCGAAGGCTGGATGGTTTACGCCATCATCATTGCTGGAGCCATTGGTGGGATTGCCGGACCGGCCATTCAGGGTCTGGTGTCCAGGCAGGTGTCTGAGACAGAACAGGGCTCTGTGCAGGGCGCACTTTCTGGTCTGTGGAGCCTGGTGAGCATTGTGGGTCCCATTCTGGCCACTTCCATCTTCGCCCACTTCACCCGCAAAGGTGACGGTGCCCTGTACATTCCGGGCATGCCTTTCTTTGTGGGAGCCCTGATGATGATGCTGGGCACCTTCATTGCTGTCTGGGCCTTCCGTGCCAAACGCTACGATGACCCCATGAAGCTGAAACCCGCCGAAGACTGA
- a CDS encoding MFS transporter yields the protein MAQLPPQLFPLLVVACLSFPLLGAVQALLGPYFSVFMQHYHVEQAEVSQVVSSQFTGIALGMISSIAALKYLKARKTLLLSALLLLAGLLGMAYSPTWSLLLGCAFVFGVAYGVHASCINTLLSQYGVAAAPVLNGVNATFGVGSLLGPQLIRLFESYGLPFLVLGVLAVVVFVLSLRVQEQTLPPRPKMATAGTLIAVLACFSLSSFAYVSAEVAPSNWMVTHLTGVFSPFWVGLAPSLYWGALALGRLVFAPVSRMVKPSVLVILAALGATLMLLGTHNTALALYFYPLAGFLPPHIPPCWPGSERSSRNAARSSHPLSAWWGHLAPW from the coding sequence ATGGCCCAGTTGCCCCCCCAGCTTTTCCCCCTCCTGGTTGTTGCCTGCCTGTCTTTTCCTCTGCTGGGAGCAGTGCAGGCCCTCCTGGGACCCTATTTCTCGGTGTTCATGCAGCATTACCATGTAGAGCAGGCCGAAGTCAGCCAGGTGGTGAGCAGCCAGTTCACAGGGATTGCCCTGGGCATGATCTCCAGCATTGCTGCCCTCAAATACCTGAAAGCCCGCAAGACCCTGCTGCTCAGTGCCCTGCTGCTGCTGGCGGGTTTGCTTGGCATGGCTTACAGCCCCACCTGGTCCCTCTTGCTGGGGTGTGCTTTTGTATTTGGGGTGGCTTACGGCGTGCATGCTTCCTGCATCAACACCCTGCTGTCCCAGTATGGGGTGGCGGCTGCGCCAGTGCTGAACGGGGTCAATGCCACGTTCGGGGTGGGGAGTCTGCTGGGGCCTCAATTGATCCGCCTGTTTGAAAGTTATGGCCTTCCTTTTCTGGTGCTGGGTGTACTGGCGGTGGTGGTGTTTGTGCTGAGCTTGCGGGTTCAGGAACAGACCCTGCCTCCCAGACCCAAAATGGCAACTGCAGGCACACTGATCGCTGTGCTGGCCTGTTTTTCCCTCAGTTCTTTTGCCTACGTGTCGGCAGAAGTGGCTCCCAGCAACTGGATGGTCACCCACCTGACAGGGGTGTTCTCTCCCTTCTGGGTGGGCCTGGCTCCCAGCCTGTACTGGGGTGCTCTGGCCCTGGGACGGCTGGTTTTTGCTCCAGTCAGCCGCATGGTGAAACCCAGTGTGCTGGTGATCCTGGCTGCTCTGGGAGCCACCCTGATGCTGCTGGGCACCCACAACACTGCCCTGGCCCTGTACTTTTACCCCCTTGCGGGTTTTTTGCCCCCACATATCCCACCTTGCTGGCCTGGCTCGGAGAGATCCTCAAGGAACGCAGCCAGATCTTCACACCCATTGTCAGCATGGTGGGGGCATTTGGCCCCGTGGTGA
- a CDS encoding GNAT family N-acetyltransferase: protein MFFQRNNTTRDSVKRFLAQVLAQDCNTVPQAFSTDALIVCEAGLTPGRRRFPYRDPYLLMVSFGMGTVVSTVAPRIPVVRRLLDGMHRDEIFSGKGMHVLSQLVTMDDQFLAGPDLKFSCSQQDFTPCKPPRGLRMEVLQNSAIHSLYQIDGFRHALRYAEHSSRPDTIAVAGYLDNDLIGVAGACADSDDLWQIGVDVLPGIQAKGVGKSLVSELTHRVFKAGKIPYYSTSVANLHSRNLAQSLGYFSVWSEIYAVSDRKTPDQNKLGRH, encoded by the coding sequence ATGTTCTTTCAGCGCAACAACACCACCCGAGATTCGGTCAAGCGTTTCCTGGCCCAGGTGCTGGCCCAGGATTGCAACACGGTGCCCCAGGCCTTTTCTACAGATGCCCTGATCGTCTGTGAGGCGGGTTTGACCCCTGGTCGCCGCCGTTTTCCTTACCGGGACCCTTACCTCCTGATGGTGAGTTTTGGCATGGGAACGGTGGTGTCCACGGTGGCCCCCAGAATTCCGGTGGTGCGCCGCTTGCTGGACGGCATGCACCGGGATGAGATTTTTTCTGGAAAAGGCATGCATGTCCTCTCACAACTGGTGACGATGGATGACCAGTTTCTGGCTGGACCAGACCTCAAATTCAGCTGCTCACAACAGGACTTCACCCCTTGCAAGCCGCCCAGGGGCCTCAGAATGGAAGTCCTGCAGAACAGTGCCATTCATTCCCTGTACCAGATCGATGGTTTCCGCCATGCCCTGAGGTATGCCGAGCATTCCAGCAGACCAGACACCATTGCCGTGGCAGGCTATCTGGACAATGACCTGATTGGGGTGGCAGGGGCCTGTGCAGACTCAGACGACCTCTGGCAGATCGGGGTGGATGTGCTTCCAGGCATTCAGGCCAAAGGGGTGGGCAAATCCCTGGTCAGCGAACTGACCCACCGGGTCTTCAAGGCTGGAAAAATCCCTTATTACTCCACCAGTGTGGCCAACCTGCACTCCCGAAATCTGGCGCAATCCCTGGGATATTTTTCGGTCTGGTCTGAAATTTACGCCGTTTCCGACAGAAAAACGCCTGACCAGAACAAACTGGGCAGGCATTGA
- a CDS encoding SCO family protein, with protein MQATVKKTNPTLITLILGLLVLAGIWAYKKFTPAELHGTVVEAKPLIPELPLIDTAGKPHTLNQDAGIKLVFFGFTRCPDICPATMSILRRAYEGAGSPRNVKVYLISVDPETDTPAVLKRYVESFQKDFVGLTGNADNIARLANAFYVGFNENPDGLITHTDIVAVLDQQNRMRLIYNQEKLGKGLLDQDLPALAKGQL; from the coding sequence GTGCAAGCAACCGTGAAAAAAACCAACCCCACCCTCATCACCCTGATTCTGGGACTGCTGGTGCTGGCTGGCATCTGGGCCTACAAGAAGTTCACTCCGGCAGAACTGCATGGCACAGTGGTGGAGGCAAAACCCCTGATTCCAGAACTGCCGCTGATCGACACTGCAGGAAAACCCCACACCCTCAATCAGGATGCTGGCATCAAACTGGTGTTCTTCGGGTTCACCCGCTGCCCGGACATCTGCCCTGCCACCATGAGCATCCTCAGGCGGGCCTATGAGGGCGCAGGAAGCCCCCGGAACGTCAAGGTGTACCTGATCAGCGTGGACCCCGAGACAGACACCCCTGCGGTCCTGAAGCGGTACGTGGAGTCTTTTCAGAAGGACTTCGTGGGCCTGACTGGAAATGCGGACAACATTGCCCGGCTGGCCAATGCTTTTTATGTGGGCTTCAACGAAAATCCCGATGGTCTCATCACCCACACCGACATTGTGGCGGTGCTGGATCAGCAGAACCGCATGCGTCTCATCTACAACCAGGAGAAACTGGGCAAAGGGCTGCTGGATCAGGATTTGCCTGCTCTGGCGAAAGGACAGTTGTGA
- a CDS encoding carboxypeptidase-like regulatory domain-containing protein encodes MLQRIILMGSILLGATLGTAASKPGTVQGQVLDAQGKPVEGAQIWIKPVVTTGVAEALTDEHGKYLIDGLPPVGYRAYAWMEVPYRGKTFCLRLAQTSTAEYNPFNPRDGIVRNFVWKTSGRIPDQDLYDDMGYFGGSMPLMAAFGQERFATQNDQIEVELTPTGPLIDGSKGKVLTKVAPARGYVLDVPVGPYQVKATFISAKGKREALDVSSYDGEYENSTVVEFKPAAASCKGSSASGSGRAYIYWKFRN; translated from the coding sequence ATGTTGCAAAGAATCATTTTGATGGGCTCCATCCTGCTGGGTGCAACCCTTGGCACAGCAGCAAGCAAACCCGGAACCGTGCAAGGACAGGTGCTCGATGCCCAGGGCAAACCCGTGGAAGGGGCGCAGATCTGGATCAAACCCGTGGTGACCACTGGAGTTGCCGAAGCCCTCACCGATGAACACGGCAAATACCTGATTGATGGATTGCCTCCTGTGGGCTACCGGGCATATGCCTGGATGGAAGTGCCGTACAGAGGAAAAACCTTCTGCCTGAGGCTGGCCCAGACCAGCACAGCAGAGTACAACCCCTTCAATCCCAGAGACGGCATCGTGCGCAATTTTGTCTGGAAGACCTCAGGACGCATTCCTGACCAGGACCTCTACGACGACATGGGTTATTTTGGAGGCAGCATGCCCCTGATGGCCGCTTTTGGGCAGGAACGGTTTGCCACCCAGAACGATCAGATCGAGGTGGAATTGACCCCCACAGGCCCACTCATTGATGGCAGCAAAGGCAAGGTGCTGACCAAAGTGGCTCCAGCCAGAGGCTATGTGCTCGATGTTCCTGTGGGACCCTATCAGGTCAAAGCCACCTTCATTTCCGCAAAAGGAAAACGGGAAGCCCTGGACGTTTCCTCCTACGATGGCGAGTACGAAAACAGCACTGTGGTGGAATTCAAACCTGCAGCAGCATCCTGCAAAGGCAGCAGTGCCAGCGGATCTGGACGTGCCTACATCTACTGGAAATTCAGGAATTGA
- a CDS encoding RNA polymerase sigma factor, with protein MYEHLEDRQLVSLARRDQRAYEALMRRHLPRMHAVACGIVGESNAEDVLQEVLWSTYRNLKNFRGEAEFSTWVYRITMNACYQALRKPQADVTPLEDLDPPSRENVSHKAEQNQMRELIEEGLQSLPAEQREAFSLREFLDMEYQQIAEVLGVQLGTVKSRINRAKQALKSFLLQRGVQP; from the coding sequence ATGTACGAGCATCTGGAAGATCGACAACTGGTTTCCCTGGCAAGGCGGGATCAACGCGCCTACGAGGCCCTGATGCGCAGACATCTGCCTCGCATGCACGCTGTCGCCTGCGGCATTGTGGGTGAAAGCAATGCCGAGGATGTGTTGCAGGAAGTGCTGTGGAGCACCTACCGAAACCTGAAGAACTTCCGGGGAGAAGCCGAATTCTCCACCTGGGTGTACCGCATCACCATGAATGCCTGCTATCAGGCGCTCAGGAAACCCCAGGCAGACGTGACCCCTCTGGAAGACCTGGATCCGCCCTCAAGAGAGAACGTCTCTCACAAGGCCGAGCAGAACCAGATGCGTGAACTCATCGAGGAGGGGTTGCAATCCCTTCCTGCCGAGCAACGCGAAGCTTTCTCTCTGCGGGAATTTCTGGACATGGAGTACCAGCAAATTGCAGAAGTTCTGGGGGTGCAGCTTGGAACCGTCAAATCCAGAATCAACCGGGCCAAACAGGCCCTCAAGTCTTTTCTGCTCCAGCGTGGAGTGCAACCCTAG
- a CDS encoding thymidine kinase: protein MRDRLMHTTGHLEVIVGPMFSGKSEELIRRVTRAVIARQTVAVFKPAIDDRYHQTQVASHSGRSIEAHAVQSSEDIRNLVYGNTPLLSSANPLPEVIAIDEAQFFDAALVPLLTEFADAGVRVILAGLDQDFRGEPFSFMPEVLARAEVVDKLTAICVVCGGPATRTQRLIGNRPARYDDPIVLVGASESYEARCRAHHEVLNPVLR, encoded by the coding sequence ATGCGTGATCGTTTAATGCACACCACAGGTCACCTCGAAGTGATCGTTGGCCCGATGTTCTCTGGAAAATCCGAGGAGTTGATCCGCCGGGTGACCCGGGCAGTGATTGCCCGCCAGACGGTGGCGGTGTTCAAGCCTGCCATTGATGACCGTTACCACCAGACCCAGGTGGCAAGCCACAGCGGACGCAGCATCGAAGCGCATGCCGTGCAGTCCAGCGAAGACATCCGCAATCTGGTGTATGGCAACACCCCCTTGCTTTCCAGTGCCAACCCTCTTCCAGAGGTCATCGCCATTGACGAGGCCCAGTTTTTTGATGCTGCTCTGGTTCCCCTGCTCACCGAGTTTGCAGATGCTGGTGTGCGGGTGATTCTGGCCGGACTGGATCAGGATTTCCGGGGAGAGCCTTTCAGTTTCATGCCTGAAGTGCTGGCCCGCGCAGAAGTGGTGGACAAACTGACCGCCATCTGTGTGGTGTGTGGAGGTCCTGCCACCCGCACCCAGCGCCTGATTGGCAACAGACCTGCCCGCTACGATGACCCCATCGTGCTGGTGGGGGCCAGTGAATCCTATGAAGCCCGCTGCCGTGCCCACCACGAGGTTCTGAACCCTGTTCTGAGGTAA
- a CDS encoding DUF1800 domain-containing protein: MLKPYQGAFDQEKAAHLLRRACWGAPLSEVKEATQKGLAQTVEDLLDFRMNMAQNNPFDYRDAIKPGRGFQLTQLNWLFEMIHGPQPFRENLALMWHNHFVVGTDKVKSGSALMGYLDTLRKHALGNFTDLALAISKHPSMLRYLDNDQNVKGKPNENFSRELLELFTVGIGHYTEKDIQEGARALTGWTLKRVGKGTPEDGAEFVFAKNKHDTGSKTYLGKTGNFSGEDIVQMAAGQPATALFVSRKILRHFVSDSPTDADVKALAETWQNSKGDLRTVIREVLLSEAFFSQHAQETRIKSPIEFIVGTLRTAQIKPLDNDKYYEGLLKTLARLGQLPLAPPDVSGWSGGRNWISDATLLTRMKFAAQVSKNIKNKKGLHLSLLGKENASIENLLKDLPAEKQAYLLMVSPEYQLA; this comes from the coding sequence ATGCTGAAACCCTACCAGGGTGCTTTCGATCAGGAGAAAGCAGCCCATCTGCTCAGACGTGCCTGCTGGGGTGCCCCCCTCTCAGAAGTCAAAGAGGCAACCCAGAAAGGACTGGCCCAGACCGTGGAAGATCTGCTGGATTTTCGCATGAACATGGCCCAGAACAATCCCTTTGATTACCGGGATGCCATCAAACCTGGACGGGGATTCCAGCTCACCCAGCTGAACTGGCTCTTCGAGATGATCCATGGACCTCAGCCTTTCCGGGAGAACCTGGCCCTGATGTGGCACAACCATTTCGTGGTGGGCACCGACAAGGTGAAATCCGGCTCTGCCCTGATGGGTTATCTGGACACCCTCAGAAAGCATGCACTGGGCAATTTCACGGATCTGGCCCTGGCCATCTCCAAACACCCCTCCATGTTGCGCTACCTGGACAACGACCAGAACGTCAAGGGGAAACCCAACGAGAATTTCTCCCGTGAGCTGCTGGAACTGTTCACCGTGGGCATCGGGCATTACACAGAAAAAGACATTCAGGAGGGGGCCAGAGCCCTGACCGGATGGACCCTCAAACGGGTGGGCAAAGGCACCCCCGAAGATGGGGCAGAATTCGTGTTCGCCAAAAACAAGCACGACACGGGCAGCAAAACCTACCTGGGGAAAACCGGAAATTTTTCGGGCGAGGACATCGTGCAGATGGCAGCAGGCCAGCCCGCCACAGCCCTGTTCGTTTCCCGCAAGATCCTCAGGCATTTTGTCTCAGACTCTCCCACAGATGCTGATGTCAAAGCCCTGGCAGAAACCTGGCAGAACAGCAAAGGCGACCTCAGAACTGTGATCCGGGAAGTGCTGCTCAGCGAGGCCTTCTTTTCCCAGCATGCCCAGGAAACCCGCATCAAAAGCCCCATCGAATTCATTGTGGGCACCCTCAGGACCGCACAGATCAAGCCCCTGGACAACGACAAATACTACGAGGGACTGCTGAAAACCCTGGCCCGTCTGGGACAACTGCCACTGGCCCCACCCGATGTGAGCGGCTGGTCTGGAGGGCGCAACTGGATCAGCGACGCCACCCTGCTGACCCGCATGAAATTTGCCGCCCAGGTCAGCAAGAACATCAAAAACAAAAAGGGTTTGCACCTCAGTTTGCTGGGGAAAGAAAATGCCAGCATTGAGAACCTGCTGAAAGACCTGCCTGCAGAGAAACAGGCTTACCTCTTGATGGTTTCGCCAGAATACCAGCTGGCCTGA